The proteins below are encoded in one region of Micromonospora yangpuensis:
- a CDS encoding arsenate reductase ArsC, producing the protein MTDKPSVLFVCVHNAGRSQMAAAWLRHLAGDSVEVRSAGSAPADRINPTAVEAMREVGIDITDQTPARLTWDTAEASDVIVTMGCGDACPVFPGKRYEDWKLTDPAGQPLDVVRQVRDDIKTHVTGLLSTLKP; encoded by the coding sequence ATGACCGACAAACCCAGCGTCCTGTTCGTCTGCGTCCACAACGCCGGCCGCTCCCAGATGGCCGCCGCCTGGCTACGCCACCTCGCCGGAGATTCCGTCGAGGTCCGCTCCGCCGGCAGCGCGCCCGCCGACCGGATCAACCCCACCGCCGTCGAGGCCATGCGGGAGGTCGGCATCGACATCACCGACCAGACCCCGGCCCGACTCACCTGGGACACCGCCGAAGCCAGCGACGTCATAGTCACCATGGGCTGCGGCGACGCCTGCCCCGTCTTCCCCGGCAAACGCTACGAGGACTGGAAACTCACCGACCCCGCCGGCCAACCCCTCGACGTCGTCCGCCAGGTCCGCGACGACATCAAGACCCACGTCACCGGGTTGCTCAGCACGCTCAAGCCGTAG
- a CDS encoding response regulator — translation MIRVLLVDDQAVVRAGFRVILEQSGEIEVVAEASNGTAAVDLARRTNPDVICMDVRMPGGDGLAATRRIVAEAPGEPPAVLVVTTFDLDEYVFGALESGASGFILKDCEPEELIEAIRRLANGQGLVDQAVTRRVISEFARRRPVPESDAPAAYQLTARETEIVVLLARGLSNVEIATELFIETSTVKSHLGRAMAKIGARDRLQTVVWAYQHGVVSR, via the coding sequence ATGATCAGGGTGCTGCTCGTCGACGACCAGGCGGTGGTCCGGGCCGGTTTCCGGGTGATCCTGGAGCAGTCCGGCGAGATCGAGGTGGTGGCGGAGGCGTCCAACGGCACCGCCGCCGTCGACCTGGCCCGCCGGACGAACCCGGACGTCATCTGCATGGACGTCCGGATGCCCGGCGGCGACGGGCTGGCCGCCACCCGTCGGATCGTCGCCGAGGCGCCCGGGGAACCGCCGGCGGTGCTGGTGGTGACGACCTTCGACCTCGACGAGTACGTCTTCGGCGCGTTGGAGTCCGGCGCGAGCGGCTTCATCCTCAAGGACTGTGAGCCGGAGGAGCTGATCGAGGCGATCCGGCGGTTGGCCAACGGGCAGGGACTCGTCGACCAGGCGGTGACCCGGCGGGTGATCTCGGAGTTCGCCCGTCGTCGCCCGGTGCCGGAGTCCGACGCGCCGGCGGCGTACCAGTTGACCGCGCGGGAGACCGAGATCGTGGTGTTGCTCGCCCGTGGACTGTCGAACGTCGAGATCGCCACGGAGCTGTTCATCGAGACCAGCACCGTCAAGTCCCACCTCGGGCGGGCGATGGCGAAGATCGGTGCGCGGGACCGGTTGCAGACCGTGGTGTGGGCGTACCAACACGGTGTGGTTTCACGCTGA
- a CDS encoding ArsI/CadI family heavy metal resistance metalloenzyme, whose protein sequence is MSRVQLALRVSDLEGSVAFYSKLFGVEPAKRRPGYANFAIQNPPLKLVLLEGEPAQPTVLDHLGVEVSTTEEVNAATRRLTESGLITLEENSTECCYALQDKVWVRGPGDEPWEVYTVKADSDQLGKKVTASTCGTPATDNQPATTGATGSCC, encoded by the coding sequence ATGTCCCGCGTTCAACTTGCCCTGCGCGTGTCCGACCTCGAAGGCTCCGTCGCCTTCTACTCGAAGCTGTTCGGCGTCGAACCGGCCAAGCGTCGCCCCGGCTACGCCAACTTCGCCATCCAGAACCCGCCGTTGAAGCTCGTACTCCTGGAGGGCGAGCCCGCCCAGCCGACCGTGCTGGACCACCTGGGCGTCGAGGTGTCCACCACCGAAGAGGTCAACGCGGCCACCCGGCGCCTCACCGAATCCGGCCTGATCACCCTGGAGGAGAACAGCACCGAGTGCTGCTACGCCCTCCAGGACAAGGTCTGGGTACGCGGCCCCGGCGACGAGCCCTGGGAGGTCTACACCGTCAAGGCCGACTCCGACCAGCTGGGGAAGAAGGTCACCGCCAGCACCTGTGGCACTCCCGCCACCGACAACCAGCCAGCCACCACCGGAGCGACGGGGAGCTGCTGCTAG
- a CDS encoding ArsR/SmtB family transcription factor: MSKQPLPVVDLSAVACCAPIAARPMDDDQAAAVAPLFKALGDPVRLRLMSMIASVPEICVCDLTPAFDLSGPTISHHLRVLRDAGLVDSERRGTWVWYRVRPEAFRQLGALLDIPTAARAAE; the protein is encoded by the coding sequence ATGTCGAAACAGCCTCTGCCGGTGGTCGACCTGAGCGCCGTGGCCTGCTGCGCCCCGATCGCGGCCCGTCCCATGGACGACGACCAGGCGGCAGCGGTCGCTCCCCTGTTCAAGGCCCTGGGCGACCCGGTCCGGCTCCGGCTGATGTCGATGATCGCCTCCGTACCGGAGATCTGCGTCTGTGACCTGACCCCGGCCTTCGACCTCTCCGGCCCCACCATTTCCCACCACCTGCGGGTGCTGCGGGACGCCGGGCTGGTCGACTCCGAGCGGCGAGGCACCTGGGTCTGGTACCGGGTCCGCCCGGAAGCCTTCCGGCAGCTCGGCGCGCTGTTGGACATCCCCACCGCCGCCCGGGCCGCCGAGTGA
- a CDS encoding serine hydrolase domain-containing protein gives MIDTDASRRPRVVRFGAVLATVALVGVTAVGCGSGPPQASVAPYVTIPAAPGAATGTAALTGPDVEAWLDGMLPAAMQRTGIAGATVAVVGDGRILTTRGYGHADTGGGAAAPEPVDPERHLFRPGSVSKVFTAVAALQLVQGGTLELDADIAGKLDFDLPRSFDEPITLRHLLTHTAGFEERVAGLIGTEGDSTDLRRALVTDPPEQIFRPGTVPAYSNYGYALAGYLVERTSGMPFEEYVQRYVIDQAGMTSSTFAQPLPPALRDRMSQGYPNSAAPAGPFEFVGVPPAGALSAPAPDMARFMLALLGEKTDDPALLDPPTLELMRQPGLDAGSLGLLAEGPRMSLGLFDESRNGHRILGHGGDTNYFHSHLQILPDQRAGLFISLNSGGNGGMDSHELRQAVLTGFVDRYFPAKGDQSGAGAGGTVDAETAAEHAAVLAGTYESSRTMRSTFLATVGLVGRTSVAALEDGRLLVEPAPLSTTPAVYEEVKPWLWREVGGQRTLAARVVDGQVEAIGFDSAFALLPVDPQRGTGLVASVLGASTLVLVLTVLVWPVAAVVRRRLGRAPRGRAGRTARVLSRVAVAGALLALVGWAVSLTAIMGMREVPTAVLRGVQVLQLVGLLGVLPATVRLVDEVRRRGGWPRIVGSALVLLALAGTGWFAVEFMLLAPSISY, from the coding sequence ATGATCGACACAGATGCGTCGAGGCGACCCCGGGTCGTGCGGTTCGGTGCGGTCCTGGCGACCGTGGCGCTGGTCGGGGTGACAGCGGTGGGTTGTGGTTCCGGGCCACCGCAGGCGAGCGTGGCACCGTACGTCACGATTCCGGCGGCGCCGGGCGCGGCGACCGGCACGGCCGCCCTGACCGGCCCGGACGTCGAGGCCTGGCTGGACGGGATGCTGCCGGCCGCGATGCAGCGGACCGGCATCGCCGGGGCCACGGTCGCGGTCGTCGGCGACGGCCGGATCCTCACCACCCGGGGGTACGGCCACGCCGACACCGGTGGCGGGGCGGCCGCGCCGGAGCCGGTCGACCCCGAGCGGCACCTCTTCCGGCCGGGATCGGTGTCGAAGGTGTTCACCGCCGTCGCCGCGCTGCAGTTGGTGCAGGGCGGCACCCTGGAGCTGGATGCCGACATCGCCGGGAAGCTCGACTTCGACCTGCCCCGCAGCTTCGACGAGCCGATCACCCTGCGGCACCTGCTGACCCACACCGCCGGGTTCGAGGAGCGGGTAGCCGGCCTGATCGGTACCGAGGGCGACTCGACGGATCTGCGCCGGGCCCTGGTGACCGACCCGCCCGAGCAGATCTTCCGACCGGGTACGGTGCCGGCCTACTCCAACTACGGCTACGCGCTGGCCGGGTACCTGGTCGAGCGAACCAGCGGGATGCCCTTCGAGGAGTACGTCCAGCGGTACGTCATCGACCAGGCCGGGATGACCTCCTCGACCTTCGCGCAGCCGCTGCCCCCGGCCCTGCGGGACCGGATGTCGCAGGGGTACCCGAACTCGGCCGCCCCGGCGGGGCCCTTCGAGTTCGTCGGCGTCCCGCCGGCCGGTGCGCTCAGCGCTCCGGCGCCGGACATGGCCCGGTTCATGCTCGCGCTGCTGGGCGAGAAGACGGATGACCCGGCGCTGCTCGACCCGCCCACCCTGGAACTGATGCGGCAACCGGGCCTGGACGCGGGCTCGCTCGGCTTGCTGGCCGAGGGACCCCGGATGAGCCTCGGGCTCTTCGACGAGAGCCGTAACGGCCACCGGATCCTCGGCCACGGCGGTGACACCAACTACTTCCACTCCCACCTGCAGATCCTTCCCGACCAGCGGGCCGGCCTGTTCATCTCGCTGAACAGCGGCGGCAACGGCGGGATGGACAGCCACGAGCTGCGCCAGGCGGTGCTGACCGGCTTCGTCGACCGGTACTTCCCCGCCAAGGGCGACCAGTCCGGAGCCGGAGCGGGCGGGACCGTCGACGCGGAGACCGCGGCGGAGCACGCGGCGGTGCTGGCCGGCACGTACGAGAGTTCCCGGACGATGCGCAGCACCTTCCTGGCCACCGTAGGCCTGGTCGGTCGGACCAGTGTCGCCGCGTTGGAGGACGGGCGGCTGCTGGTCGAACCGGCACCACTGTCCACCACCCCCGCGGTGTACGAGGAGGTCAAGCCCTGGCTCTGGCGGGAGGTCGGCGGGCAGCGCACGCTCGCGGCCCGGGTCGTCGACGGTCAGGTGGAGGCCATCGGGTTCGATTCCGCCTTCGCCCTCCTGCCGGTCGACCCGCAGCGCGGCACCGGCCTGGTCGCCTCGGTCCTGGGCGCCTCGACGCTGGTGCTGGTGCTGACGGTGCTGGTCTGGCCGGTCGCGGCGGTCGTCCGTCGCCGACTCGGCCGGGCTCCACGCGGGCGGGCCGGGCGGACCGCGCGGGTGTTGAGCCGGGTCGCCGTCGCCGGTGCGCTGCTCGCCCTGGTCGGCTGGGCGGTCAGCCTGACCGCCATCATGGGGATGCGGGAGGTCCCGACGGCTGTCCTGCGCGGTGTGCAGGTGCTGCAACTGGTCGGCCTGCTCGGGGTGCTACCCGCCACGGTCCGGCTGGTCGACGAGGTCCGTCGCCGGGGCGGCTGGCCCCGGATCGTCGGTAGCGCACTGGTCCTGCTGGCGCTGGCCGGTACCGGGTGGTTCGCCGTCGAGTTCATGCTGCTCGCCCCGAGCATCTCCTACTGA
- a CDS encoding sensor histidine kinase, whose protein sequence is MTQHSGTGPGATGVPGRYRLSGRLDGWLTRLGVTGRFARDCLLAVVVAVVTFVLLVMLFWVVLPTEEIEVGADRARLAILLCCGQALLLCLRRVHPGRCLALVVGVQLVINATMPSELTVQGGATLIAAYTVGTLLPVRTVVVAVGLATAADTVGAVAAAASGSPAPLRAVLGHLVSSALSYGGAAFVGGYVATHRRYLELLRVQAVEAVRAQQAKVSAAIGAERSRMARELHDVAAHHLSGMVVQASAVERLIDRDPAAAKDGVVWIRAQGKETLNNLRLVVGVLRGRPEADGAPGPGEGNVPVPGLAVLDDLVRTARELGSSVELTRQGQERELPPIADVALYRTVQECLSNARQHAPGAPVRIELRFAAREVALAVVNGPATRRPEPTGRTSSGVGLIGMRERAQLIGARFAAGPTPAGGWSVTVTLPTRDEARATSTRATTKGTEPT, encoded by the coding sequence ATGACACAGCACAGCGGTACCGGCCCGGGGGCCACCGGCGTCCCGGGCCGGTACCGGCTCAGTGGGCGGCTGGACGGGTGGCTCACCCGGCTCGGGGTGACCGGACGGTTCGCCCGGGACTGCCTCCTGGCCGTGGTCGTCGCGGTCGTGACGTTCGTCCTGTTGGTGATGCTCTTCTGGGTCGTGCTGCCGACCGAGGAGATCGAGGTCGGCGCGGACCGGGCCCGGTTGGCGATCCTCCTCTGCTGCGGGCAGGCGCTGCTGCTCTGCCTGCGCCGGGTCCACCCGGGACGCTGCCTCGCGCTCGTCGTCGGCGTCCAGCTCGTGATCAATGCGACGATGCCGTCCGAACTGACGGTCCAGGGTGGTGCCACGCTGATTGCGGCCTACACCGTCGGCACCCTGCTCCCGGTACGGACGGTAGTCGTCGCGGTGGGCCTGGCCACGGCGGCCGACACCGTGGGTGCGGTCGCGGCCGCCGCCTCCGGCAGCCCGGCCCCGCTGCGGGCCGTCCTCGGTCACCTCGTGTCCAGTGCCCTGTCCTACGGCGGTGCGGCCTTCGTCGGCGGCTACGTCGCGACCCACCGGCGGTATCTGGAACTGCTGCGGGTCCAGGCGGTCGAGGCGGTCCGGGCGCAGCAGGCGAAGGTGTCGGCCGCGATCGGCGCGGAACGTTCCCGGATGGCCCGGGAACTGCACGACGTCGCCGCCCACCACCTCTCCGGCATGGTGGTGCAGGCCTCGGCGGTGGAACGGCTGATCGACCGGGACCCGGCGGCGGCGAAGGACGGGGTGGTCTGGATCCGCGCGCAGGGCAAGGAGACCCTGAACAACCTGCGGCTCGTGGTGGGGGTGCTACGCGGGCGACCGGAGGCGGACGGGGCCCCCGGTCCCGGCGAGGGCAACGTGCCCGTGCCGGGCCTGGCGGTGCTGGACGACCTGGTACGCACCGCTCGTGAGCTGGGCAGTTCCGTCGAGCTGACCCGGCAGGGCCAGGAACGCGAGCTGCCGCCGATCGCCGACGTGGCGCTGTACCGGACGGTGCAGGAGTGCCTGTCCAACGCCCGGCAGCACGCCCCGGGGGCCCCGGTACGCATCGAGCTCCGGTTCGCCGCGCGCGAGGTGGCGCTGGCGGTGGTCAACGGACCCGCCACCCGACGTCCCGAGCCGACGGGCCGGACCAGCAGCGGGGTCGGGCTGATCGGCATGCGGGAACGGGCCCAGCTGATCGGCGCCCGGTTCGCGGCCGGCCCGACACCGGCCGGCGGCTGGTCTGTCACAGTGACGCTGCCGACCCGGGACGAGGCTCGGGCCACGTCGACGCGGGCGACCACGAAGGGAACCGAACCGACATGA
- a CDS encoding AfsR/SARP family transcriptional regulator — MISAQLRLWCFGGFRLERDGLPVDLSGIRPRVRTLLRYLAAEAGQPVHRERIMAALWPELPERAALNNLHVGVSTLRTFLEPGVARGASRFVVRDGWTYRLEVDDGGCDVSAFGAALAESRRARSRGEDAAAVRALRTALDHYAGDLLPEDGTAEWVLAARDRHRSRAAEAAVLLAGLELTRGRARAAVAAARRALELDGYHDDGWRLLISAQRRAGDVAAARHSQQTYERVLRSLGVGSRPVHVTAA; from the coding sequence ATGATTTCGGCTCAGTTACGACTGTGGTGTTTCGGTGGCTTCCGGCTGGAGCGGGACGGACTGCCGGTCGACCTGTCCGGCATCCGCCCCCGGGTGCGCACCCTGCTGCGGTATCTCGCCGCCGAGGCCGGGCAGCCGGTGCACCGGGAGCGGATCATGGCGGCGCTCTGGCCGGAGCTGCCGGAGCGGGCGGCCCTCAACAACCTGCACGTCGGCGTCTCGACGCTGCGTACCTTCCTGGAGCCGGGAGTGGCCCGGGGCGCGTCCCGGTTCGTCGTGCGCGACGGCTGGACGTACCGGCTGGAGGTGGACGACGGAGGTTGCGACGTGTCGGCGTTCGGGGCGGCGCTGGCCGAGTCCCGGCGGGCCCGGTCGCGGGGCGAGGACGCGGCGGCCGTCCGGGCGCTGCGCACCGCCCTCGACCACTACGCCGGTGACCTGCTGCCGGAGGACGGCACCGCGGAGTGGGTGCTCGCCGCCCGGGACCGGCACCGGTCCCGGGCAGCGGAGGCCGCGGTGCTCCTGGCCGGCCTGGAGTTGACCCGGGGGCGGGCCCGGGCCGCCGTGGCGGCGGCCCGTCGGGCCCTGGAGCTGGACGGCTACCACGACGACGGCTGGCGGCTGCTGATCAGCGCACAACGGCGGGCCGGTGACGTGGCAGCGGCCCGGCACAGCCAGCAGACGTACGAGCGGGTGCTGCGGTCACTCGGCGTCGGGTCCCGCCCGGTGCACGTCACGGCCGCCTGA
- a CDS encoding helix-turn-helix domain-containing protein, which yields MSGRLGVLLRRHRTVAGLTQEELAERAGLAVRTVRNLELGWVTRPQRRTVEELADRLGLSAADRSQLVAVARCRDDTGEDRTGADEDRAGSLPGDLTDFAGRAGELHRLAEEAQGAARAEAARVVVVNGPPGVGKTSLVVHAAHQQARHFPRGSLFVDLRGMDDEPTPLAQALDQLLTAFGVAQLPPSTDARLTLYRTLSGEGRGLLVLDNARDEAQVRPLLPNGPGWLVLVSSRSALAGLAGVRRVPLRVLSEEEAQLLLTGAVGGGRIATESAAAVELGRLCGRLPLALRVAANRLAVRPQWSVQSLVERLRNERRRLDLLRAGDIEVRSAFELSYRLLDTPARRAFRSLAVVPLPQYSAPVVAALVDEPVAVTEDLLDALVDAGLLNAAATAGRYVLHDLLALFAAERIDAEESAADTDAARDRLAGHLLGRIASAHGWLDPTRWRPPAGFPTAPAAVNWLDTERPGWWWAIRYVATRGRHHEVLAAAGHLYWYAERRHLAVPWDELFRRAVRAAQSLGDPVAEAFQRNNLGWALYLLHDDLDEAYVEHRTALALAEAAGEPGIAGWARCYLAALQSRRADPGAALANLRDARRLLLAADDRLGWIVASYTLSDLLRSTGQLDEALRLVEEADQGWGSALPDRPASRPLRGWVRHRLGLLQADRGRFGDAEAALRGAIEDFDAGDDLGCLGRTHLTLAEVLLRAGAPERAQVVLDRATELLETVNDVGSLGEVAQVRAWLDEILD from the coding sequence ATGAGTGGGCGACTGGGCGTGCTCCTGCGACGACACCGGACGGTCGCCGGGCTCACCCAGGAGGAACTCGCCGAACGGGCGGGACTGGCCGTGCGTACCGTGCGCAATCTGGAGCTCGGCTGGGTGACCCGGCCCCAGCGGCGGACGGTGGAGGAGTTGGCCGACCGGCTCGGCCTGTCGGCGGCGGACCGCTCCCAACTGGTGGCGGTCGCCCGGTGCCGCGACGACACCGGGGAGGACCGGACCGGTGCGGACGAGGACCGGGCCGGTTCGCTCCCCGGTGACCTGACCGACTTCGCGGGCCGGGCCGGCGAGCTGCACCGGCTCGCCGAGGAGGCCCAGGGGGCCGCCCGTGCCGAGGCGGCCCGGGTGGTGGTGGTCAACGGGCCGCCCGGGGTGGGCAAGACCAGTCTGGTGGTGCACGCCGCGCACCAGCAGGCGCGGCACTTTCCCCGCGGGTCGCTCTTCGTCGACCTGCGCGGCATGGACGACGAGCCGACCCCCCTGGCCCAGGCGCTCGACCAGTTGCTCACCGCGTTCGGGGTGGCCCAACTGCCGCCGTCGACCGACGCCCGGTTGACCCTCTACCGGACGCTCAGCGGCGAGGGCCGGGGGTTGCTGGTGCTGGACAACGCCCGGGACGAGGCCCAGGTACGCCCGTTGTTGCCGAACGGGCCGGGCTGGCTGGTGCTGGTCTCCAGCCGGAGCGCGCTGGCCGGGTTGGCCGGGGTACGCCGGGTGCCGCTGCGGGTGCTGTCGGAGGAAGAGGCGCAGCTGCTGCTCACCGGTGCGGTGGGCGGTGGACGGATCGCCACCGAGAGCGCCGCCGCGGTGGAGCTGGGGCGGCTCTGCGGGCGGCTGCCGCTGGCCCTGCGGGTAGCGGCGAACCGGCTGGCCGTCCGTCCGCAGTGGAGCGTGCAGTCGCTGGTGGAGCGGCTGCGCAACGAGCGGCGTCGGCTGGACCTGCTGCGCGCCGGTGACATCGAGGTACGCAGCGCGTTCGAGTTGTCGTACCGGCTGCTCGACACCCCGGCGCGGCGGGCCTTCCGGTCGTTGGCGGTGGTGCCGCTGCCGCAGTACTCCGCGCCGGTGGTCGCCGCACTTGTCGACGAGCCGGTCGCGGTCACCGAGGACCTGCTCGACGCGTTGGTGGACGCCGGCCTGCTCAACGCGGCGGCCACCGCCGGCCGGTACGTCCTGCACGACCTGCTGGCGCTCTTCGCCGCCGAACGGATCGACGCCGAGGAGAGTGCCGCGGACACCGACGCCGCCCGGGACCGGCTCGCCGGGCACCTGCTGGGCCGGATCGCCTCCGCCCATGGGTGGCTCGACCCGACCCGCTGGCGGCCACCGGCCGGGTTCCCCACCGCGCCTGCGGCGGTCAACTGGCTGGACACCGAACGGCCGGGCTGGTGGTGGGCGATCCGGTACGTCGCGACCCGGGGCCGCCACCACGAGGTGCTCGCCGCCGCCGGGCACCTGTACTGGTACGCCGAACGGCGGCACCTGGCGGTGCCCTGGGACGAGTTGTTCCGCCGGGCGGTCCGGGCGGCGCAGTCGCTCGGTGACCCGGTGGCCGAGGCGTTCCAGCGCAACAACCTCGGCTGGGCGTTGTATCTCCTGCACGACGACCTCGACGAGGCGTACGTCGAGCACCGTACCGCGTTGGCGTTGGCCGAAGCCGCCGGTGAACCGGGGATCGCCGGGTGGGCCCGGTGCTACCTGGCGGCGCTGCAGAGTCGGCGGGCCGACCCGGGTGCCGCGTTGGCGAACCTCCGCGACGCCCGACGGTTGCTGTTGGCGGCCGACGACCGGCTCGGCTGGATCGTGGCCTCGTACACCCTCTCGGATCTGCTGCGCTCGACCGGCCAACTCGACGAGGCGCTGCGCCTGGTCGAGGAGGCCGACCAGGGTTGGGGGTCGGCCCTGCCGGACCGGCCCGCCAGCCGGCCGCTGCGCGGCTGGGTACGGCACCGGTTGGGGCTGCTGCAGGCCGACCGCGGCCGGTTCGGTGACGCGGAGGCGGCGTTGCGCGGGGCGATCGAGGACTTCGACGCCGGTGACGACCTGGGCTGCCTCGGCCGTACCCACCTCACCCTCGCCGAGGTGCTGCTGCGGGCCGGGGCACCCGAACGGGCCCAGGTGGTGCTCGACCGGGCGACCGAACTCCTCGAAACGGTCAACGACGTCGGGTCGCTGGGCGAGGTGGCCCAGGTCCGGGCCTGGCTCGACGAGATCCTCGACTGA
- a CDS encoding helix-turn-helix transcriptional regulator, whose translation MFDVCVVVSEPLARRGVHQLIGGNERVRRCVTVDTVSEVTGSGAGPETVVVLVDPLLHAVRWSCPRHPTLVMLPDSAMTVAVAAIRAGARSVVSTASEQAQLRIALDIATTGGFYLCPRFTARLRGEPPGPGATRAPGRAAPPCAPGPGPGRDRPPRRPALAPREAETLKLIAHGLTHAQVARRLGISEATVNTYLTRIRSKLDVGNKAELTRQAFTLGLVTRRGAPTG comes from the coding sequence ATGTTCGACGTGTGTGTGGTGGTGTCCGAGCCGCTGGCCCGGCGCGGGGTGCACCAACTGATCGGAGGCAACGAGCGGGTACGACGCTGTGTCACGGTGGACACGGTGAGCGAGGTGACCGGCAGCGGCGCGGGTCCGGAGACCGTCGTCGTCCTGGTGGATCCACTGCTGCACGCGGTGCGGTGGTCCTGTCCCCGGCACCCGACGCTGGTGATGCTGCCGGATTCGGCGATGACGGTGGCGGTGGCGGCGATTCGGGCCGGCGCCCGCTCGGTGGTGAGCACCGCGAGCGAGCAGGCCCAGCTGCGGATCGCACTCGACATCGCCACCACCGGCGGGTTCTACCTGTGTCCGCGGTTCACCGCCCGGCTGCGCGGTGAACCGCCCGGCCCCGGCGCCACCCGCGCGCCGGGCCGGGCGGCGCCGCCCTGCGCCCCGGGTCCCGGCCCCGGGCGGGACCGCCCGCCCCGCCGGCCCGCGCTGGCCCCCCGGGAGGCCGAGACCCTGAAGCTGATCGCCCACGGTCTGACCCACGCGCAGGTGGCCCGGCGGCTCGGCATCTCCGAGGCGACCGTGAACACCTACCTCACCCGGATCCGGTCCAAACTGGACGTGGGCAACAAGGCCGAACTGACCCGGCAGGCGTTCACCCTCGGCCTGGTTACCCGCCGCGGCGCCCCCACCGGGTGA
- a CDS encoding aquaporin has translation MSLTLARRASAEFTGTALLVTAVVGAGIAAARLSPTDVGLQLLENAVATALALGALILMFGPVSGAHFNPVVSAVDWWLGRRLGTGLTPRDLAGYVCAQVTGAVAGAVLAALMFGLPPVTWSRTDRTGGNLWLAEVVATAGLVVLVFALARSGRTTAAPAAVGAYIGAAYWFTSSTSFANPAVTIGRAFTDTFAGIAPASVPGFLAAQLVGALVAVAALAAWYPHAGHAADAVVVPHPTRESAPR, from the coding sequence GTGAGTCTCACCCTGGCCCGGCGGGCCAGCGCGGAGTTCACCGGCACGGCCCTGCTGGTCACCGCCGTCGTCGGCGCCGGCATCGCCGCCGCCCGGCTCTCCCCGACCGATGTGGGGCTTCAGCTCCTGGAGAACGCGGTCGCCACCGCCCTCGCCCTGGGCGCGTTGATCCTGATGTTCGGCCCCGTGTCGGGCGCGCACTTCAACCCGGTCGTCTCGGCCGTCGACTGGTGGCTCGGCCGCCGGCTCGGGACCGGTCTGACCCCGCGGGACCTGGCCGGCTACGTCTGCGCGCAGGTCACCGGGGCCGTCGCCGGGGCGGTGCTGGCGGCCCTCATGTTCGGGCTCCCACCGGTCACCTGGTCACGCACCGACCGCACCGGCGGGAACCTGTGGCTGGCCGAGGTGGTCGCCACCGCCGGGCTGGTCGTGCTGGTCTTCGCCCTCGCCCGTTCCGGCCGCACCACCGCAGCGCCCGCCGCCGTGGGCGCCTACATCGGGGCGGCCTACTGGTTCACCTCCTCGACCTCCTTCGCCAACCCGGCGGTCACCATCGGCCGGGCCTTCACCGACACCTTCGCCGGCATCGCCCCCGCCTCCGTGCCGGGCTTCCTCGCCGCCCAGCTCGTCGGCGCTCTGGTGGCCGTCGCCGCCCTCGCCGCCTGGTACCCCCACGCCGGACACGCCGCCGACGCGGTGGTCGTGCCCCACCCGACCCGAGAAAGCGCACCCCGATGA
- a CDS encoding helix-turn-helix transcriptional regulator, with amino-acid sequence MSTADLPEAGAPEPVVLRWDHLTGDRWPQLTALTADRMVLLVLPRQSSVDPLALLVTGVRAVLREGDGAEEFTLARAAVLSGGSYLSPGVTTLAGGAAQASAALGPREVETLRCIAQGLTHRQAAHRLGVTEQTVNTYAKRLRRKLGAANKAELTRRAVELGYLSV; translated from the coding sequence ATGTCGACGGCTGATCTGCCCGAAGCCGGCGCGCCGGAGCCGGTGGTCCTGCGGTGGGACCACCTGACCGGTGACCGCTGGCCGCAGCTGACCGCACTCACCGCTGACCGGATGGTGCTGCTGGTCCTGCCCCGACAGTCGAGCGTCGACCCGTTGGCGCTGCTGGTGACCGGGGTGCGGGCGGTGCTGCGCGAGGGTGACGGCGCCGAGGAGTTCACCCTGGCCAGGGCGGCGGTGCTCAGCGGCGGTAGCTACCTGTCGCCCGGGGTGACGACGCTGGCCGGTGGGGCAGCGCAGGCGTCGGCCGCGCTGGGTCCCCGTGAGGTGGAGACGTTGCGCTGCATCGCCCAGGGGCTCACCCACCGGCAGGCCGCCCACCGGTTGGGGGTGACCGAGCAGACCGTCAACACGTACGCGAAGCGGCTGCGACGCAAGCTCGGGGCCGCCAACAAGGCCGAGTTGACCCGACGCGCCGTGGAGCTCGGTTACCTGTCCGTTTGA